Genomic window (Methyloprofundus sp.):
AGTTTTGCATAGAGTCCATTTTGAGTAATAAGTTTGTCGTGGCTGCCTTGTTCGCAGATTTTACCTTCTTCAAACACGTACACATGATCTGCTTGTTTAATAGCGCTGAGTCGATGTGCAATAATAATGGTGGTGCGATTTTTTAAGAAATCAGCCAGCGCTATATGCAACTTATGTTCAGTTTCGGTATCTAAAGCAGAAGTGGCTTCATCTAAAATAACCACGCTTGGATTGGCAATAATCATACGGGCAATGGCCATGCGTTGGCGTTGTCCACCTGATAAGCGCATACCTTGACGCCCTACAATGGTGTCTAAGCCTTTATCCAGTTGTTTGACGGTATCTTGTAATTGCGCTATTGCCAAAGAGTTCCATAATTCGCTATCGCTAACAACCTTACCTAAAGCTATGTTTTCGCGAATACTGTCATTAAACAGGATTGGGTGTTGCAATACTGTGACCACGTGCTCACGAATGACATCAAAGCCAATTTTAGTGATCGGGATATTATCATAACTAATCATACCGCTTTGCGCTGGGTAGAGGCCAATGAGTGTTTGGACTAAGGTAGACTTACCACCGCCACTGGCACCGACTAAGGCAATCTTGTTACCTGCCTTAATACTTAAATTAATGCCAGTGAGGATTTCATCCTGTTCGGTTTTATAGCTAAAATGCAAATCTTGAATGTGTACGCTGACAGTTTTTTTATTCTTAAATGGGTTAATGAGTGTAGGGTAAACTGGCTCTTGTTGCAGTGCTTGCATACTGTTGATGCGAGTTAGCGCGGCTTTCGCATTGTAGAAAGCATATTGAATGCCTAATACTTCTTGTACTGGCGCCATCATAAACCAAAGATAACCAAAAACAGCGAGCATTTCTCCTATACTTAAATCAGAATACAGCACCATTAACATGGCAGCAGCACGAAAAATGTCAAAGCCAAATAAGAAAATGAGGAAGCTAAAGCGCGCGGCAGCGTCACTTTTCCAAGCAAAAGAAGTTGAATGTTGTTTAACAGCCGCCGCCGAGTTGATCAATTTTTGGTAATAATGATTTTCGCGGTTACTGACTCGAATTTGTTGAATGGCTTCTAAAGTTTCTGCTAGAGCTTGCTGAAAAATGCCATAGGCTGAATTTTCTTTAGCCTTTAAGGTTTTGACCTTTTTGCCTAAGCTGCGGGTAAAGAAAATAACGATAGGGTTGAGTAATAAAATAAATAAACCTAATTGCCAGTGCATCCAGAGTAAGATGATGCCGGTACCGATAATAGTTAAGCTGGCGACTAATAATTTGCTGGTAGTACTACCTATAAAGGTATCTAAAGTATCCAAATCGGTCACTAGGTGGGTAATTACTGTGCCGCTACCTAAGCTTTCATATTCTGCCATCGAAATATTCTTGAGATGGTTGATTTGTTGTTTGCGAATGCGAAAGATAATATCTTTAGAAATATAGGTAAATTGCCGTGACTGAATGATATTAAAAATAATACCGAAGATACGCAGACATAAGCTGACTAATAATATAACGCCTATATAAAGTAGCGGCGTGTGCCATTGCGGTGGTGTATATTGGTCTATTGTTGAAATAGCGATGCCTGGGTGATTTAAGAGCACCTCATCAACTAACATCGGCATTAACAGTGGTACTGGCACCGTTGCAATAGTCGCTAAAATAGCAAGCAGATGCGCGGAAAATAGTTCCTTTTTATGCTGTTTTACGATACTGAATATATAAGTCCAAGTATAAGCAGTGGCTGCAGAGTCTTGTGGCATGTGTGCGGTTTTATAATGTATTCTTTGGAGCAATTATAGCTTGAATTGTGGTATGGAGTCTGATGAATAATGTGTATTGCAGGTGAGAGTGGGCTCAGTACTGGGTGATTATCTCACCTACATAGTATAAAAATCATTATTTTAACAGCCTAGATACTAATTAAGCTGAGTTAAATTTCTTAAGATAATGTTTTTTTGTTATGAGAAAAAGAGTATCTCATAGCACTTAATCCAGCGAGTAGCAATAAAAATACTCCAGGTGCTGGTGTATTTACTACATCTGCTTCGATGCTTGAATAAAGAACGTTAGGTTGTGAGAAGTTGTAAAAACCGAAACTACCATCAGAGAAAGTACCATTGATATCAAGCTCTAGTACTCCATCAACACTAACCTGTACGTTAGTAGCAGTGAATAAGATGTCAAAATCGTAGATTTGGTTATTATTCCAGCCAGTATTACCAAGGTTGTTTGCGCGTTGTAGCTCATTTACAGCACCAGTATGCCCCCAAAATTCAGTGGTAGAAAATGTTCCTGAAATGGCTGAAATAGCTAAGCCAGCTGGAGCTGTTGCTGAAAAAGCACTTTGTGCGGTTTGTTTCCAATCAATTAGTAAGTAATCGGCATTAGTATTTGTGCTATCGCCATCATTATAGCCTAAGACGAAACCAATAAAGTCATCATCACTGTCATTAACTGAAATCTGGCCTGAAAGAGAAATGCCTTGGCTATTGCTGTTATTAAAAAAAACTGCGGGAGTTGAGGTGTTAGTGGTTTGCAGGACAGATTGATTGCCTCCTGATAAAGTCCAATTACCAGTCCCATTTTGGGACCAAGTTGAGAGGTCGACAGGAGCTGCTACAGTTGTAGCAGCTAAACTGATTAATATTGACCCAAGAAAAAACTTACTTTTATTTAGCATAACACTTGCCTTTAGCTTTTATTGAAAAAATGGATTTATTATACCAATAAATCCATTGTATTAATTATTAATTCAACCACTTAAAGATAATAAAGCAGTATTGGTTAAATGAATTATATTGAACATCTAGCTTATAAAGCCAGTAGTGTTTTTTACAGTTATGACTTGAGGTGTAATTAATATTGGTATGATTCTTATTAATGTATAAATCTTCCCCTTAATAAACAGTTTTATTGATAACGCTATAATACATTTTTATCTCCTAGCTAAGTTTTGTTATGATGATAAATCGTTTGTCTACGTTGGCTTTTCTGTCGTTATTTTTGTGGCAGTTAAACCCAAAGAGTAGGGTAAAGGGAGCTTTATCTCGTATGTAAAGGTGTGCAGTTAAACATTGTAGGTAATCAGGAAAATATACAGTTGGAGAAATAGGGTAAATGAGGAAAGTATTATTTAGGTTCTGGGTTTGTTTGCTGTTATCACTATGGATGCTAGATAGTTCAGCAAGCTTGCTTGAGCGGCAGCGTGTGCGTTTTTTATCAGCGGAACAAAATTTACAAGGAGACTTTGCGGCGATTAGTAAAGGCTTGGAAAGTTATCCCTTGTACCCTTATTTGGAATATCAGTGGTTAAAAAAGAACCTAGGCAAGACCAAGCAAGTAAAAAGGTATCTAAAAAATAATAAAACATCACGTTATGCACGTTTATTGCGAGGTAATTGGCTAAATTACTTATATAAAAAGGAGCAGTGGCAGGGTTTTGTGACTTACTATAAGTCATCATCAAGCAAGCGGCAGCAATGTCGCTATCAATGGGCGCGTTATCAATTAAACTATAAAACAAAAGCACTGATAGCGACTAAAAAAATCTGGTTAACAGGTCGGTCTTTGCCAAAAGACTGTAACCCATTGTTAGCAAAATTTACCCAGTCTAAATTTTTAACCCAAGAATTAGTTTGGCAGCGTTTTTTACTGGCGAGTAAAAAACGGCAAATTAAATTAGCACAATACTTGAGTAAGCAACTGACCAGTGTGCAAGCGAAAAAAAATTCTGAGTGGTGGTTGCGGTTGGTTAAACAGCCAGAGTTAATTACGCAAACTAAATTTTTACAAGGTGTCTCAAAAGCACAGCAATCAGATATGCTGGTGTATGCTATCAAACGTATCACGGGGGCAAATGCAGAGAAGGCAGCCATGGTTTGGGAGGCACAAAAGCCTTTATATCAATTAAGTGCGACTAAGGTTTATCAAATAGAGCGTAAAATTGCTATGCAAATGGCATTTGATAAATCCACTAAAGCTTATGCACGATTTAAAATGATTAAGCAGCCTAGTGCAAGTACGCGTATTTGGACTGTACGTGCGGCATTATTGGAACAAAATTGGCAGCATGTACAAGCGGCGTTAAAAAACTTGCCGGCAGTTGAAAAGCGCAAGCAGCGTTGGCGTTATTGGCAGGCACGTACTTTTATGCAAACTAAACAGCCAGAGCTTGGATTAGCACTGTATAAATTGTTGGCTAAAGAACGCAGTTATTATGGTTTTTTAGCAGCAGATTTTTTACAACAAGCTTATGTTTTTGCCGATAAGCCAATTAAATTAAGCAGTAAAAAGCGTGAAGATTTGTTGGCTAGTAAAACCTTTTTGATGATCCGTGAGTTTAGATTTTTGCAGCGTGATGATGAAGCGCAAAGAAATTGGTGGGATGCTATTAACGGATTAAAAGGCAATGATGTATTAGGGGCTGCAAAAGTTGCCCAAGAATGGCAGTGGCATAAATTGGCGATTTTAACGGTAGCTCGCGTCAAAAGTTGGGATGATGTTGTGTTGCGTTTTCCAATTGATTATGCTGATGAGATTAAGAAGAACGCTACATTACAAGAGTTGGAGACACCTATTATTTATGGCTTAGTTCGTCGTGAGAGTATGTTTGATAAATTAGCTAATTCTCCAGCGGGTGCTTTGGGCTTAATGCAAATTATGCCTAGAACAGGCAGGCAAATTGCTAGAGAAATGAAGTTACGTTGGCGTTCTAAATCGGCATTATTAGATGCGGAGCTTAATTTAAAATTTGGTGCTTATTATTACAAGCAAATGCTGACCAAATATGCAGGTAATTTTGCTTTGGCAGCAGCAGCTTACAATGCAGGTCCGCATCGAGTAGATCGCTGGATTAAAACGGAGAGTGGTTATCCAGCCGATATTTGGGTAGAAACCATTCCGTATAAAGAAACGCGGGGATATGTTGCGGCAGTATTAACTTATGCTTTGGTTTACCAACATCGTATGGGCGAAAATAAATTAACTATGCAAGATTTTATGTTGGATATTAAGCCACAGAGTGTCACAACTGATGCGGTAGCGACGGGTGAAATTTAAGCTAGTATTGGGTGAGTGAGGGCTATTACTTAATTTTAAGTATTAAGTACTCAAGCATAATTAATTTAACATTTTTTGTATAACTTGAGTAGGTTGCGGGTGAGGCACGCACTGTTGGGGTTCGTGCCTCACCCGCAACCTACGATAGGATTTTGCTCTTTGATCCATTCTACAAAGTGTTAGATTAATTTTGCACAGGTACTTAGAGGAACAGGCGGGATAGTTATCCCGCTAAAAAGTAATTATTCGCCAGCAATCGCCATTTCTTCAACCAGAATAGAGCCAGTACGAATATTGCCACGGTAATCTATATCATTACCAACGGCTATAATTTGCTGAAACATATCTTTCAAATTACCTGCAATAGTAATTTCTTGTACTGGGTATTGTATTTCGCCTTGCTCTATCCAAAAGCCAGATGCACCACGGGAGTAACCGCCTGTGACAGGATTGACTCCTTGGCCCATTAATTCAGTGACTAATAAACCGGTACCCATTGTTCTGAGTAATTGTTGCAAATCTTGTTCGCCAGATGAAATACATAAATTATGTATTCCGCCTGAGTGTCCAGTCGTTTGCATGCCGAGTTTACGAGCCGAATAACTACTTAATAAATAGGATTGCAGAACGCCATCGCTGATGATGTCGGTTGCTTGGGTGGCAACACCTTCACCATCGTATAAAGCACTGCCTAAGGCACCTAATAAGTGAGGTTGCTCGTAGATATTAATAAACTCAGGAAATATTTTGGTATCCAAGCTATCAAGTAAAAAGGAAGACTTTCGGTACAGGCTACCGCCACTAATAGCACCAATAAAGGAACCTATTAGGCCACCAGCAACTTCAGCGGAATATAATACAGGGCATTTACGAGTGCTGAGACTGCGCGCACCTAGGCGTTGTATGGTTCTTTCGGCTGCTTTTTGACCAATAAATTCTGCTTTATCCAAGTTGCGTTGGTCACGAGCAACGCTATACCAATAATCACGTTCCATAGCACCCTCGCGTTCACCAAGAACCGAGCAGCTAATGGTGTGACGAGTTGATGCATAGCCGTGCATAAATCCTAGGCTATTACCAAAGATACGCATGCCATCGAAGCTATCGACAGAAGCGCCTTCCGAGTTGCTTATATCTGCATGATATTGGCGGGCACTGTCTTCACAGCTAATGGCTAGATTTATGGCATCATCGGCAGAAATATCCCACGGATGATGTAATTCCAGATCCTTAAATTCAGTTGCCAGTTTGTTTGCGTCAGGCAAACCTGCATACTGATCTTCACTTGCATAACGCGCAATGCTGCACGCAGCAGAAACCGTTTCTTTTATAGATTTGGTGGAGATGTCGGTGGTACTTGCCGAGCCTTTTTTCTGCCCAAAATAAACGGTCACCCCGAGACCTTGCGAACAGTGATGCTCTATGGTTTCTACTTCACCTAAGCGGACGTTGATCGATAAACCATTATCAACACTTAACCCTGCGGCGGCTTGACTAGCACCTTGTTGTTTTGCTTCAACTAATAAGTCGTTAATAATGGTTTCGAGGCGAGTAATTTCTTCTTGGTTTTGCATGATTTTTAGGGTTGGCTGGTAGGCTCTACATATTTAACTATTTGTGTAGAGTAGAGCGTCTTTTTCGCGACAGATTGTTTAGTTGTCGTAAAATGTTGGGTTACGTTATCAGCGCTACGCTAGATAAGCTAACCCAACCGACAATTTTTATTCAAAACGATTTAAATGTTGGTTCCACCAACAGTCAGTGCATCAATTTTTAGGGTAGGCTGGCCGACACCCACTGGAACACTTTGACCTTCTTTACCACAAGTGCCTACACCACTGTCCAATGCTAGGTCATTACCGACCATGCTGACTTTTGTTAGTACATCAGGGCCATTACCAATTAAGGTTGCCCCTTTTACTGGCTGGGTGATTTTACCATTTTCAATCAGATACGCTTCACTGGCAGAAAACACAAATTTACCTGAGGTAATATCAACTTGACCACCGCCAAAGTTTTTTGCATAGAGGCCATTTTGCACGGATTGGATGATTTCTTCAGGATCACTGGCGCCTGGCAACATATAGGTGTTGGTCATTCTAGGCATTGGTGTATGTGCATACGATTCACGCCGACCGTTACCGGTAACAGCAGTGCCCATTAATCTCGCATTAAGCTTATCTTGCATGTAGCCTTTTAAAATGCCATTTTCAATTAAGGTAGTACATTGTGTCGGGGTGCCTTCATCGTCAATAGATAATGAACCACGCCGACCTTGTAAGGTGCCATCATCTACAACTGTACATAATGAAGAGGCAACACGTTCGCCAATACGACCACTAAACGCAGAAGTGCCTTTGCGGTTAAAATCACCTTCAAGGCCATGGCCGATAGCTTCGTGTAATAAGATGCCTGGCCAACCAGAGCCTAATACGACGGTCATACTGCCCGCAGGGGCTGCAACGGCTTCTAAATTGACTAAAGCTTGCCTGACAGCTTCGCGCGCATATGACATTGCGCGGTCTTCATCGAGGAAATAGCTATAATCATTACGCGCACCACCACCCATGCCACCTTGTTCTCGTTTACCATTATCTTCGACAATAACACTGATATTTAAGCGCACCAAGGGGCGCACATCGCCAGCGAGCGAGTTACCTTGATTGGCAATTAAGATATGCTCTTGAACACCGACTAAACTAATAATGACCTGTTCAATACGTGAGTCTAATTGCCGAGTTTGCACATCAATTTTACGTAAAAAATCAACTTTATCTTGGTCACTTAATGAATTAAGTGGGTTGACTGTTGCATAGAGTTGCGGGTATGTCTTTGTAGTTGGTAGGGCTACTTTGGCATTTTGACCTTGCCGTGCAATGGCTTTAACATTTTTTGCTGCTGTTAGTAGTTCGCCTAGTTCAATTTTGTCGCTGTAAGCAAAGCCGGTTTTTTCACCCGATAATGCACGTACTCCTGCGCCTTGCTCAATATTATGACTGCCTTCTTTAATAATGCCATCTTCTAAAACCCAAGATTCGTAATGACTGGATTGAAAATAAATATCGCCATCATCTACTGCACCAGAGGTTAATTGCTCCATGACACGATAAATATCGTTTTCTTGTAGGCCTGTCGGGACAAGTATTGCTTGTTTTGCTAATTGTAATATATTGTCGGTCATTAGAGTTTATCCGCAGCTGATTTGGCGGTGTTGTAGTACAGGGAATGATTCGCGAGTTTTATGTAATCGTACAAGGTCAATTTCTGCGGAAACGGTGCCAGCATTGGTTTTCTTACAGTCTAAAATAGTACCCCATGGGTCAATAATCATACTATGGCCAAAGGTTTGGCGGCCATTAACATGGAAACCACCTTGATTAGGGGCAATGACATAACATAAATTTTCCACCGCGCGTGCTCTTAATAATAGCTCCCAGTGAGCTGCTCCCGTTTTTTGGGTAAATGCTGAGGGTAAAATAAGTACTTCCATGCCTTGGTCTTGCATCATGCGAAACTGCTCAGGAAAGCGCAAATCATAGCAGATAGCAACCCCTAATTTACCAAAAGGGCTATCAATAACTAGAGGGGCAGTACCTTTGGCAATGGTGTCGGATTCGCGATAAACTTCATCGGAGCCAGGCACTTGTACGTCAAATAAATGAATTTTGTCATAGCGCGCAATACGTTCACCTAGCTCATTATAAATGAGGCATGCAGCCATTACTTTATTTTCATCCGCAGCCGCAATGGGTATAGTGCCTGCAATAATCCAGACAGCATATTTTTTAGCAGTATTAGCGAGAAACTCTTGAATAGGGCCAGCGCCGTCGGTTTCTTTATGCTCTATTTTGTCGAATTCACTTTGCCCCATTAAGGCAAAATTTTCTGGTAAAGCGACAAGCTTAGCACCTGATTGGGCTGCTTCAGCAATTAAGCGTTCGGCCTCAGTTAGGTTGGAACTAATATTGGGGCTAGATGCCATTTGGATGGCTGCACATTTATTCATACTGTTATTTCTTAAATAAATTAGTGGTTATTTTTTAGATTGTGGTCTGCTTGGTAGTGCCTGGTTAAATTGCCGTTCTACCTGAAAATTATCCCAAGTTCCCTTAATGTTATAGAGCAAGCTCAACAAGAGTCCTCCGGCATACTCATCACCAATAAAGGTTTTGGTGACCACATTCGCTGCATTACCTATAATTGTACCAGCAATAGGCACTTTAGGGAGTACTGTTGCTTGTATATCAATTTGTTCAGTGTTCAAGTCGGTGGAGCCAGTAATGAAAATTTCGGCAGGCATCGCATTAATGTGAGATTTATTTGTCTTTATTAAGCCTTGGTTCAAATTTAATTTAGCTGTTATTTCGGTAAAACTTAGCCCTGCTTCAGTAATATCTGAAAAGTCCAAGCGTAAACGCTTGCCTAGTTTGCTCACATCCAAGGCACCCAAAATACGGCCTATACCAGGATCTACCCCCAAAATACGGCCATTAGTCAGGTAGGCGTTTACTGAACCTGATAGTAATGATTTCGAGAATTCATAAGGAGGGGCTAGCCAATGTAATGCAAATTGTAGTTCGGTTGAACTGCCAACAAGAGTGTTGGAAAGTTGCATGCTTTGTAAGAGGTGTCCAAAATTTTGACTTAATAATTGGCCTTCAATAATGGTTGTTTCTTGTGTTGCTTGCTGCCTCCAATGTCCAGAAAGCTCTAGTTGCTCAGTGGCAGAGGTAATATGGAACTGCTTAATAAAAAGGCCGTCATGAGCTGCTTGCGTTTGTATGTCAAGTACTCCCAAATTGACACTTTGCCAATAGAGGGCATTGCTTTTTATGGTCATGCTAGGGAAATCATTAAGTTGCAACGTTGCACTATCACTACTATTAAGGTTATCTTTGAATTCCAATTGTTGCAAAGCGGAAAGGTTTAAGTTGTCAAAAGATAGCTTTAATTGAGTCATTTTATTAAATTTAGTCGGTAGCATGGCACTACCATTCGCTATTGGGCTAGTAAATTTACCTTGCCAGTATGAATTGATACGTTGTAAGTTAATGACTAAATTATTATCTGCAGTGACGAGGTCAATATAGCTAAGACTAAAGGAATCAATGCCTGATGAACTAATGCTTGAACTTAGTTCAAGAGGGTGCTTTTGCAGGGCGGGTTTGGATAGTGGTGGGAAGTCAATCGCAACGCCGACCAAATCAGATGTTAATTGTATGTGGGTACTATCTTGTGTATCCGTCGGAATATTGAGTAGTATTTGATAAGGGCTACTACCGTGCAAATAATTCCAAAAGCTATGTGGAAAATGCTTCTTTAACAGAGGCGTATCTGCTTGCCCTGATATTAAAATGCTGGTATTAAGCTCATTGCTGTCAATTTTTGCAGTTATTAGCGAACCAAAGGCTTGGGCAGTGATAGTTTCGCTAAAAGTGCCTTTTTCTGAGAAGTGGATATTGGCATCAATATCAGTAATACTTACCTCAGCACTATTAAGATTCAGTGTGGCAGCATTAGTCTGGGCAATAATATGAGTTTGTCCAGGGAGTTCACTTAATGGAATTTTTAAATCTAGATTTGCAGCAAAGGAACCTTGAATTTTACAGAGCTTGTTAACAGCAGAGGCTTGTTTTTGTAAAGGGGAATGCTCTAGAAATTGAGTCGCCTGACTCAATTTACCTTTTAT
Coding sequences:
- a CDS encoding ATP-binding cassette, subfamily C, bacterial, with amino-acid sequence MPQDSAATAYTWTYIFSIVKQHKKELFSAHLLAILATIATVPVPLLMPMLVDEVLLNHPGIAISTIDQYTPPQWHTPLLYIGVILLVSLCLRIFGIIFNIIQSRQFTYISKDIIFRIRKQQINHLKNISMAEYESLGSGTVITHLVTDLDTLDTFIGSTTSKLLVASLTIIGTGIILLWMHWQLGLFILLLNPIVIFFTRSLGKKVKTLKAKENSAYGIFQQALAETLEAIQQIRVSNRENHYYQKLINSAAAVKQHSTSFAWKSDAAARFSFLIFLFGFDIFRAAAMLMVLYSDLSIGEMLAVFGYLWFMMAPVQEVLGIQYAFYNAKAALTRINSMQALQQEPVYPTLINPFKNKKTVSVHIQDLHFSYKTEQDEILTGINLSIKAGNKIALVGASGGGKSTLVQTLIGLYPAQSGMISYDNIPITKIGFDVIREHVVTVLQHPILFNDSIRENIALGKVVSDSELWNSLAIAQLQDTVKQLDKGLDTIVGRQGMRLSGGQRQRMAIARMIIANPSVVILDEATSALDTETEHKLHIALADFLKNRTTIIIAHRLSAIKQADHVYVFEEGKICEQGSHDKLITQNGLYAKLYGEYQ
- a CDS encoding soluble lytic murein transglycosylase — translated: MLDSSASLLERQRVRFLSAEQNLQGDFAAISKGLESYPLYPYLEYQWLKKNLGKTKQVKRYLKNNKTSRYARLLRGNWLNYLYKKEQWQGFVTYYKSSSSKRQQCRYQWARYQLNYKTKALIATKKIWLTGRSLPKDCNPLLAKFTQSKFLTQELVWQRFLLASKKRQIKLAQYLSKQLTSVQAKKNSEWWLRLVKQPELITQTKFLQGVSKAQQSDMLVYAIKRITGANAEKAAMVWEAQKPLYQLSATKVYQIERKIAMQMAFDKSTKAYARFKMIKQPSASTRIWTVRAALLEQNWQHVQAALKNLPAVEKRKQRWRYWQARTFMQTKQPELGLALYKLLAKERSYYGFLAADFLQQAYVFADKPIKLSSKKREDLLASKTFLMIREFRFLQRDDEAQRNWWDAINGLKGNDVLGAAKVAQEWQWHKLAILTVARVKSWDDVVLRFPIDYADEIKKNATLQELETPIIYGLVRRESMFDKLANSPAGALGLMQIMPRTGRQIAREMKLRWRSKSALLDAELNLKFGAYYYKQMLTKYAGNFALAAAAYNAGPHRVDRWIKTESGYPADIWVETIPYKETRGYVAAVLTYALVYQHRMGENKLTMQDFMLDIKPQSVTTDAVATGEI
- a CDS encoding PmbA protein codes for the protein MQNQEEITRLETIINDLLVEAKQQGASQAAAGLSVDNGLSINVRLGEVETIEHHCSQGLGVTVYFGQKKGSASTTDISTKSIKETVSAACSIARYASEDQYAGLPDANKLATEFKDLELHHPWDISADDAINLAISCEDSARQYHADISNSEGASVDSFDGMRIFGNSLGFMHGYASTRHTISCSVLGEREGAMERDYWYSVARDQRNLDKAEFIGQKAAERTIQRLGARSLSTRKCPVLYSAEVAGGLIGSFIGAISGGSLYRKSSFLLDSLDTKIFPEFINIYEQPHLLGALGSALYDGEGVATQATDIISDGVLQSYLLSSYSARKLGMQTTGHSGGIHNLCISSGEQDLQQLLRTMGTGLLVTELMGQGVNPVTGGYSRGASGFWIEQGEIQYPVQEITIAGNLKDMFQQIIAVGNDIDYRGNIRTGSILVEEMAIAGE
- a CDS encoding TldD protein, coding for MTDNILQLAKQAILVPTGLQENDIYRVMEQLTSGAVDDGDIYFQSSHYESWVLEDGIIKEGSHNIEQGAGVRALSGEKTGFAYSDKIELGELLTAAKNVKAIARQGQNAKVALPTTKTYPQLYATVNPLNSLSDQDKVDFLRKIDVQTRQLDSRIEQVIISLVGVQEHILIANQGNSLAGDVRPLVRLNISVIVEDNGKREQGGMGGGARNDYSYFLDEDRAMSYAREAVRQALVNLEAVAAPAGSMTVVLGSGWPGILLHEAIGHGLEGDFNRKGTSAFSGRIGERVASSLCTVVDDGTLQGRRGSLSIDDEGTPTQCTTLIENGILKGYMQDKLNARLMGTAVTGNGRRESYAHTPMPRMTNTYMLPGASDPEEIIQSVQNGLYAKNFGGGQVDITSGKFVFSASEAYLIENGKITQPVKGATLIGNGPDVLTKVSMVGNDLALDSGVGTCGKEGQSVPVGVGQPTLKIDALTVGGTNI
- a CDS encoding deaminated glutathione amidase yields the protein MNKCAAIQMASSPNISSNLTEAERLIAEAAQSGAKLVALPENFALMGQSEFDKIEHKETDGAGPIQEFLANTAKKYAVWIIAGTIPIAAADENKVMAACLIYNELGERIARYDKIHLFDVQVPGSDEVYRESDTIAKGTAPLVIDSPFGKLGVAICYDLRFPEQFRMMQDQGMEVLILPSAFTQKTGAAHWELLLRARAVENLCYVIAPNQGGFHVNGRQTFGHSMIIDPWGTILDCKKTNAGTVSAEIDLVRLHKTRESFPVLQHRQISCG